A genomic stretch from Asterias rubens chromosome 7, eAstRub1.3, whole genome shotgun sequence includes:
- the LOC117292131 gene encoding matrix metalloproteinase-18-like isoform X2, with product MKTLGFVAAVTALLWCSLQVQESSAMPANTLQLKAKFYEFLLKYGYFDEDLASKTDGEPLTPNEEKDAVRSMQRMAGLPATGEMDELTAEMLNKPRCGVKDGNPRQLIKGSGNRLRRYSVLGDPYKWADDKTQLTYKIVNYPGEAATATRDEVDEDIVAAFKVWSDVTPLRFSEVHTDDADIKILFGSRAHTRVEGDPPFDGPGGTLAHAFTPNSGWGDTDGDVHLDDDETFSHGVYSGTNLLYTLTHEIGHALGLFHSDVQGALMGPYSRGYDPNFTLPEDDILGIQELYGPNNNVAPDTEAPKVDAPIFCSTTFNAIAFINKQYFVFGNGMLWRFDANRNLLSPPEGQSPRDVFPKFPLTGVKAVYQINRTKEVIVFKGKNYWRYEESLFSTSSSPLFQQKDIDPSTKTDFPQHVRDIAFPKAVTGVVHIPKVNFSYVVRGKKVFTRKENEPSKSPNSVSVKTVFEGVTERPTVSFFAEGFANILTGDDYYRYVYDFKTSTFVALNGYPRNFAVEFLRCPVV from the exons ATGAAGACACTTGGGTTTGTTGCGGCAGTGACAGCATTGCTTTGGTGTTCATTACAAGTTCAAGAATCGTCGGCTATGCCTGCAAACACACTACAGTTGAAGGCAAAGTTTTAT GAGTTTCTGTTGAAATATGGTTACTTCGATGAAGATTTGGCGTCAAAGACGGACGGTGAGCCACTAACCCCTAACGAGGAGAAAGACGCGGTCCGGTCGATGCAGCGTATGGCCGGTCTACCTGCTACGGGGGAAATGGACGAACTAACGGCGGAGATGCTCAACAAACCACGCTGTGGTGTCAAGGACGGTAACCCACGACAACTCATCAAAGGATCAGGCAACCGTCTGAGACGCTACTCCGTCTTGGGAGATCCCTACAAGTGGGCGGATGACAAGACTCAACTTACGTACaa GATCGTTAATTATCCCGGTGAGGCAGCCACAGCCACACGTGACGAGGTTGACGAGGACATCGTCGCAGCCTTCAAAGTGTGGAGTGACGTCACCCCCTTACGGTTCAGTGAGGTTCACACTGATGACGCAGATATTAAGATACTGTTTGGGTCTCGAGCACATACTAGGGTCGAGGGTGATCCACCCTTTGACGGGCCAGGAGGCACTCTGGCTCATGCGTTTACCCCCAATTCGGGATGGGGAGACACAGACGGTGATGTGCATCTGGATGATGATGAGACGTTCTCGCATGGTGTGTACAGCG GTACCAACTTACTTTACACCCTCACCCATGAAATCGGCCACGCCCTTGGATTGTTCCACTCTGACGTCCAAGGGGCCTTGATGGGGCCATACTCCCGCGGCTACGACCCGAATTTTACACTACCCGAAGACGACATCCTCGGAATTCAAGAGCTTTATG GACCTAACAATAACGTGGCTCCAGACACAGAAGCACCCAAGGTGGACGCCCCGATCTTCTGCTCAACAACCTTTAATGCAATTGCCTTCATCAACAAACAGTATTTCGTGTTTGGG aaTGGTATGCTATGGAGATTTGATGCCAACCGTAACCTTCTCTCGCCTCCAGAGGGCCAATCTCCACGAGATGTATTCCCCAAGTTCCCTCTTACAGGTGTCAAAGCGGTTTACCAAATCAACAGAACCAAAGAGGTCATTGTATTCAAAG GGAAAAATTACTGGAGGTACGAGGAATCCCTATTCTCAACCTCATCCTCACCACTCTTTCAACAAAAGGACATCGACCCCTCAACAAAGACAGACTTTCCTCAACACGTTCGGGATATAGCCTTTCCAAAGGCTGTGACAGGGGTAGTACATATACCCAAGGTTAACTTCTCCTACGTCGTCAGAGGGAAGAAAGTGTTCACACGTAAAGAGAATGAACCCTCAAAGTCCCCTAACAGCGTGAGTGTCAAGACGGTATTTGAAGGAGTCACGGAGAGGCCCACTGTTTCATTTTTCGCAGAAG gatttgcaaacattttgacGGGTGACGACTACTACCGTTACGTCTATGACTTCAAGACTTCAACGTTTGTTGCTCTCAATGGCTACCCACGAAACTTTGCTGTGGAGTTCTTGCGCTGTCCTGTCGTCTAG
- the LOC117292131 gene encoding matrix metalloproteinase-18-like isoform X1, with product MTKYHERVPSFTALADSPSSKLTSRPWATLHLPIITSPRCNSIPLTDQDIPQEFLLKYGYFDEDLASKTDGEPLTPNEEKDAVRSMQRMAGLPATGEMDELTAEMLNKPRCGVKDGNPRQLIKGSGNRLRRYSVLGDPYKWADDKTQLTYKIVNYPGEAATATRDEVDEDIVAAFKVWSDVTPLRFSEVHTDDADIKILFGSRAHTRVEGDPPFDGPGGTLAHAFTPNSGWGDTDGDVHLDDDETFSHGVYSGTNLLYTLTHEIGHALGLFHSDVQGALMGPYSRGYDPNFTLPEDDILGIQELYGPNNNVAPDTEAPKVDAPIFCSTTFNAIAFINKQYFVFGNGMLWRFDANRNLLSPPEGQSPRDVFPKFPLTGVKAVYQINRTKEVIVFKGKNYWRYEESLFSTSSSPLFQQKDIDPSTKTDFPQHVRDIAFPKAVTGVVHIPKVNFSYVVRGKKVFTRKENEPSKSPNSVSVKTVFEGVTERPTVSFFAEGFANILTGDDYYRYVYDFKTSTFVALNGYPRNFAVEFLRCPVV from the exons ATGACAAAGTATCATGAAAGAGTACCCTCGTTTACTGCCCTTGCCGATTCGCCGTCATCAAAGCTCACGTCACGGCCTTGGGCTACGCTTCATTTGCCAATAATCACTTCTCCACGGTGTAATTCAATTCCCCTGACTGACCAAGACATACCTCAG GAGTTTCTGTTGAAATATGGTTACTTCGATGAAGATTTGGCGTCAAAGACGGACGGTGAGCCACTAACCCCTAACGAGGAGAAAGACGCGGTCCGGTCGATGCAGCGTATGGCCGGTCTACCTGCTACGGGGGAAATGGACGAACTAACGGCGGAGATGCTCAACAAACCACGCTGTGGTGTCAAGGACGGTAACCCACGACAACTCATCAAAGGATCAGGCAACCGTCTGAGACGCTACTCCGTCTTGGGAGATCCCTACAAGTGGGCGGATGACAAGACTCAACTTACGTACaa GATCGTTAATTATCCCGGTGAGGCAGCCACAGCCACACGTGACGAGGTTGACGAGGACATCGTCGCAGCCTTCAAAGTGTGGAGTGACGTCACCCCCTTACGGTTCAGTGAGGTTCACACTGATGACGCAGATATTAAGATACTGTTTGGGTCTCGAGCACATACTAGGGTCGAGGGTGATCCACCCTTTGACGGGCCAGGAGGCACTCTGGCTCATGCGTTTACCCCCAATTCGGGATGGGGAGACACAGACGGTGATGTGCATCTGGATGATGATGAGACGTTCTCGCATGGTGTGTACAGCG GTACCAACTTACTTTACACCCTCACCCATGAAATCGGCCACGCCCTTGGATTGTTCCACTCTGACGTCCAAGGGGCCTTGATGGGGCCATACTCCCGCGGCTACGACCCGAATTTTACACTACCCGAAGACGACATCCTCGGAATTCAAGAGCTTTATG GACCTAACAATAACGTGGCTCCAGACACAGAAGCACCCAAGGTGGACGCCCCGATCTTCTGCTCAACAACCTTTAATGCAATTGCCTTCATCAACAAACAGTATTTCGTGTTTGGG aaTGGTATGCTATGGAGATTTGATGCCAACCGTAACCTTCTCTCGCCTCCAGAGGGCCAATCTCCACGAGATGTATTCCCCAAGTTCCCTCTTACAGGTGTCAAAGCGGTTTACCAAATCAACAGAACCAAAGAGGTCATTGTATTCAAAG GGAAAAATTACTGGAGGTACGAGGAATCCCTATTCTCAACCTCATCCTCACCACTCTTTCAACAAAAGGACATCGACCCCTCAACAAAGACAGACTTTCCTCAACACGTTCGGGATATAGCCTTTCCAAAGGCTGTGACAGGGGTAGTACATATACCCAAGGTTAACTTCTCCTACGTCGTCAGAGGGAAGAAAGTGTTCACACGTAAAGAGAATGAACCCTCAAAGTCCCCTAACAGCGTGAGTGTCAAGACGGTATTTGAAGGAGTCACGGAGAGGCCCACTGTTTCATTTTTCGCAGAAG gatttgcaaacattttgacGGGTGACGACTACTACCGTTACGTCTATGACTTCAAGACTTCAACGTTTGTTGCTCTCAATGGCTACCCACGAAACTTTGCTGTGGAGTTCTTGCGCTGTCCTGTCGTCTAG